The following coding sequences are from one Amblyraja radiata isolate CabotCenter1 chromosome 40, sAmbRad1.1.pri, whole genome shotgun sequence window:
- the LOC116967567 gene encoding gastrula zinc finger protein XlCGF7.1-like produces the protein MERRERPVSPPICSVPEPAGGPPAGAHGTTSFDCSDCGKTFTQLSVLQGHWRVHTGERAFDCTACGKTFTHSSGLRVHRRVHTGERPFECSDCGKSFKTAQELKIHQRVHTGEKPYCCSTCGKSFTQLSGLQKHQSMHTGEKPYSCSTCGKSFKSCKTLKVHRRLHTGERPYTCSDCGKGFTQSNSLLSHQRTHTGKRPFTCSDSGKGFAHFS, from the exons atggagagacgTGAGCGGCCGGTGAGCccgcccatctgctcggt acccgagccagctggaggtccaccggcgggtgcacacgggacaaCGTCCTTtgactgctccgactgcggcaagaccTTTACCCAGTTGTCAGTGCTGCAGGGGcactggcgggtgcacacgggagaacgcgccTTTGACTGCACCGCCTGCGGCAAGACCTTTACACATTCGTCGGGGCTGCgggtgcaccggcgggtgcacacgggagaacgcccctttgaaTGCTCCGACTGTggaaagagcttcaagacggcgcaGGAATTGAAGATACACCAGcgagtgcacacgggcgagaagccgtattgctgctccacctgcgggaagagctttacccagttgtcAGGGCTGCAGAAGCACCAGAgcatgcacacgggcgagaagccctatagctgctccacctgcgggaaGA gcttcaagtcgtgcaagaccctgaaggtgcacaggcgcctgcacacaggggagcggccctacacctgcagcgactgcggcaagggcttcacccagtccaacagcctgctgtcccaccagcgcacccacaccgggaagcggcccttcacctgcagcgacagcggcaagggcttcgcccatttcagc